The proteins below are encoded in one region of Apium graveolens cultivar Ventura chromosome 4, ASM990537v1, whole genome shotgun sequence:
- the LOC141718166 gene encoding sister chromatid cohesion protein PDS5 homolog C-like: protein MATTLKEVNLQIQLEAAGKNLLGFSSVASTTPIELLRFLDRVEGLLSEVGQAPSRWMKDALEPTMKALVSDQLLKHSDFYVRVAVASCMSELIRITAPDTPYNDTVQMKDVFNLIVLVLGLLSSEDARRYDKGLRILSNMTNVRAAVLMVDNLIPKMFRVFLNSIRYPHSVVVFRQMESIMTRALEESEEISNELLSILLTSVNRKIEHVSCSQRLLGEFVLINCSVKLRYYLPKFVRSGNLNVDDYSSVVAHICQCAPENKHACGLCLSFYLQIFIQD, encoded by the exons ATGGCAACAACTTTGAAGGAGGTAAATCTTCAAATCCAGCTCGAAGCTGCTGGAAAAAACCTGTTAGGCTTTTCGTCAGTTGCTAGTACTACACCTATAGAGCTCCTCAGGTTTTTAGAT CGAGTAGAAGGACTTTTATCTGAGGTTGGGCAGGCACCTTCCAGGTGGATGAAAGACGCACTTGAACCCACAATGAAAGCATTAGTTTCTGATCAGTTGTTAAAGCATTCTGATTTTTATGTGAGAGTGGCAGTTGCATCTTGTATGAGTGAGCTTATAAGAATTACTGCCCCTGACACACCTTATAATGATACTGTTCAAATGAAG GACGTTTTCAATCTGATAGTATTGGTACTTGGCCTGTTGTCTAGCGAAGATGCCCGCAGGTACGACAAGGGCCTTCGTATTCTTAGCAATATGACAAATGTGAGAGCAGCAGTGCTGATGGTGGACAATTTGATTCCCAAGATGTTCAGGGTGTTCCTGAATTCCATTAG GTACCCCCACTCCGTTGTTGTGTTTAGACAAATGGAGTCTATCATGACCCGTGCTTTAGAAGAAAGTGAAGAGATTTCAAATGAGCTTCTGAGCATCCTCCTTACCAGCGTTAACAGAAAAATTGAG CATGTTTCATGCAGTCAGAGGTTATTGGGGGAGTTTGTTCTCATAAACTGCAGTGTCAAACTCCGCTACTATCTCCCAAAATTTGTTAGATCCGGGAACCTGAATGTTGACGATTATTCCTCGGTAGTAGCTCACATATGCCAGTGCGCCCCTGAAAACAAACATGCGTGTGGTTTGTGTCTATCCTTCTACCTTCAAATTTTTATACAAGATTAA